A region from the Rhinoderma darwinii isolate aRhiDar2 chromosome 2, aRhiDar2.hap1, whole genome shotgun sequence genome encodes:
- the LOC142743725 gene encoding uncharacterized protein LOC142743725 gives MNDKGKSGDGRLKKKPYMYTKQLSFLLDVMQVGPTKDNLEEEEDSDETQIEEPDVALGTTRSTSTPVTAEPTTVDNPVCAADEEIIPRGKRRRSAKGPTRTEPRQEVDLRVLEHLEKRATETEEGTFCRALSNILKRVPISRQIRCQTALMEVVEIFATHPDPRAMHQAIEFHRRRCDASTFNSVPPAPAATAQGIQHPSYVDSMPLFSDDRSVYGMPGPSQQQYGHMQQGEAVPRPHHESAPSQSFYNL, from the exons atgaatgacaaggggaagagcggagacggacgtctgaaaaaaaagccatacatgtacaccaaacaactttcgtttcttcttgatgtaatgcaggttggccc aaccaaggataatctggaggaagaagaagactctgatgagactcaaattgaagagcctgacgtagctttggggactactaggtccacttccactcctgtgacagcggaaccaacaacagtggataatccagtctgtgccgcggacgaagaaattatcccccgaggtaaacgtcgacgttctgccaaaggtccaacacgtacagagccaaggcaggaagtcgacttgcgtgtattagagcacttggagaaaagagctactgaaactgaagagggcaccttctgtcgcgctctctctaatattcttaaaagagtgccaatttccagacagataaggtgccaaacagcactaatggaagtcgtggaaatatttgcgacacatcctgacccacgtgcaatgcatcaggccatcgagtttcatagacggaggtgtgatgcaagcaccttcaactctgtccctccagcacctgcagcaaccgcgcaaggcatccagcatccgtcatatgtagactcaatgccgctattcagtgacgatcgttcagtttatggcatgccaggaccttctcagcaacagtatgggcacatgcagcagggggaggcagttccacgaccacatcatgaatctgcaccttcgcaatccttttacaatttataa